A stretch of the Medicago truncatula cultivar Jemalong A17 chromosome 5, MtrunA17r5.0-ANR, whole genome shotgun sequence genome encodes the following:
- the LOC11436677 gene encoding serine acetyltransferase 1, chloroplastic: MKRGRLLNFFVNPTPKKWSLLSLSHLKSQSHHFMSVSSPVDTNSKNLLPHDDHSCEKFFTPSSRYGINTLHTSSVVEQSEKVEDENYVWMKMQEEAKVDVIVEPILSSYYYVSILSQKTLETALANHLAVKLSSVSLPSTTLSDLFVRILESDKEIMYAMKNDLKAVNERDPACISHVHCFLNFKGFLACQAHRVAHNLWSNGRKILAVMIQNRVSEVFGVDIHPGAKIGSGILLDHATGIVVGETAVIGNDVSILHGVTLGGTGKAHGDRHPKIGDGVLIGAGTCILGNIKIGDGAKIGAGSVVIKEVPPRTTVVGNPAKLIGGKNNPIKLDKIPSHTMDHVAHISEFYDYVI; encoded by the coding sequence ATGAAGAGAGGACGATTACTCAATTTCTTTGTCAATCCAACACCAAAAAAATGGTCACTTCTTTCTCTTAGCCACCTTAAATCTCAATCTCATCACTTCATGTCTGTTTCTTCTCCTGTTGATACTAATTCAAAGAATCTTTTACCTCATGATGATCATTCATGTGAAAAATTCTTCACACCAAGTTCCAGATATGGGATCAACACCTTGCATACAAGTTCAGTTGTGGAACAATCCGAAAAGGTTGAGGATGAAAATTATGTGTGGATGAAGATGCAGGAAGAAGCTAAAGTTGATGTCATTGTTGAACCAATTTTGTCTAGTTACTATTATGTTTCAATCTTGTCACAAAAAACATTGGAAACTGCTTTGGCTAATCACCTTGCTGTTAAATTAAGCAGTGTAAGTCTTCCTAGTACAACACTTTCTGATCTTTTTGTTAGAATTTTGGAATCTGATAAAGAAATTATGTATGCTATGAAAAATGATCTAAAAGCAGTTAATGAAAGAGACCCTGCTTGTATAAGTCATGTTCATTGTTTCTtgaatttcaaaggatttttaGCATGTCAAGCTCATAGGGTAGCTCATAATTTGTGGTCAAATGGAAGGAAGATTTTGGCTGTTATGATTCAGAATCGCGTTTCGGAAGTTTTTGGAGTTGATATTCATCCTGGAGCTAAGATTGGAAGTGGGATTTTGCTTGATCATGCAACTGGGATTGTGGTTGGTGAAACTGCTGTTATTGGAAATGATGTGTCCATTTTGCACGGTGTGACGTTGGGAGGGACCGGTAAGGCTCATGGCGATAGGCATCCAAAGATTGGTGACGGGGTGCTTATAGGCGCTGGAACTTGTATTTTGGGGAATATTAAGATTGGTGATGGTGCTAAAATTGGTGCCGGTTCAGTTGTGATCAAGGAAGTTCCTCCAAGGACTACGGTGGTTGGGAATCCGGCAAAATTGATTGGAGGGAAGAATAATCCTATTAAACTTGATAAGATTCCTAGCCACACTATGGACCATGTTGCACATATTTCTGAgttttatgattatgttatCTAG
- the LOC11427397 gene encoding pectinesterase QRT1, with product MMLSCRVVVVLFVMVFVEVDLAECVKGGVRNYISWEDLIVNEQRLVVKKSNNVQNNVVRVIVVDRNGKGDSKTVQGAVDLVPNGNKQRVKIYIFPGTYRERVFVPKTKPYISFIGRRNLTASPVITWNSKSSDRGPNGQELGTYGSATVAVESNFFCATEITFENTVVASPGGRGMQAVALRVDSDRAMFYKVKIKGTQDTLLDNTGTHYFYKCLIQGKVDFIFGNAKSLYEKCRLQSIAENYGAIAAHHRDSPLQDTGFSFVGCSIRGTGKVYLGRAWGDYSRVIYSNCHMDDIITPEGWSSWNHPERNKTAVFGEFKCHGIGANIKKRVPWSKQFSYGEAKPFLDINFINGNQWLRL from the exons ATGATGTTGTCTTGcagagttgttgttgttttgtttgttatggTTTTTGTTGAGGTGGATTTAGCAGAATGTGTTAAAGGGGGTGTTAGGAATTACATTAGTTGGGAAGATTTGATTGTGAATGAACAAAGGTTGGTTGTGAAGAAAAGCAATAATGTTCAAAACAATGTGGTTAGAGTAATTGTGGTTGATCGAAATGGAAAGGGAGATTCTAAAACTGTTCAAGGTGCAGTTGATTTGGTTCCTAATGGAAACAAACAAAGAGTCAAAATCTACATTTTTCCAGGAACTTACAG AGAAAGAGTGTTTGTGCCAAAAACAAAGCCTTACATATCATTTATAGGTAGAAGAAATCTCACAGCAAGTCCTGTGATTACTTGGAACAGTAAATCATCAGACAGAGGTCCAAATGGTCAAGAATTGGGCACATATGGTTCAGCAACTGTAGCAGTTGAATCAAATTTTTTCTGTGCAACTGAGATTACTTTTGAG AATACAGTGGTTGCGTCACCAGGTGGACGAGGAATGCAAGCAGTGGCACTAAGGGTAGACAGTGATAGAGCAATGTTCTATAAAGTTAAGATTAAAGGAACACAAGACACTCTCTTGGACAACACAGGAACTCATTACTTCTACAAGTGTCTCATCCAAGGAAAAGTTGATTTCATCTTTGGCAATGCAAAATCACTCTATGAG AAGTGTAGGCTTCAATCAATAGCTGAGAACTATGGAGCAATTGCAGCACATCATAGGGATTCACCTCTTCAAGATACAGGTTTTTCTTTTGTAGGATGCAGTATTAGAGGAACAGGAAAAGTGTACCTTGGAAGAGCTTGGGGAGACTACTCAAGAGTAATTTACTCAAATTGTCATATGGATGATATTATTACTCCAGAAGGATGGTCATCATGGAATCATCCAGAAAGAAATAA GACTGCAGTGTTTGGTGAATTTAAGTGCCATGGAATAGGagcaaatataaaaaagaggGTGCCTTGGTCAAAACAATTCAGCTATGGAGAAGCAAAGCCTTTCTTGGACATTAACTTCATAAATGGTAATCAGTGGCTTAGACTGTAG
- the LOC11437391 gene encoding pre-mRNA-splicing factor ISY1 homolog codes for MARNEEKAQSMLNRFITMKAEEKKKPKERRPFLASECRDLNEADKWRQQIMREIGRKVAEIQNEGLGEHRLRDLNDEINKLIREKSHWERRIVELGGPNYARHSAKMTDLDGNIVDVPNPSGRGPGYRYFGAAKKLPGVRELFEKPPELRKRRTRYDIYKRINAAYYGYRDDEDGILERVEAPAEECMRREAVEEWERLDRIRKEARKAVRSGEVVEVTAATREILHEEEEDVVEEERMKEREMRERLDEKEREFVVHVPLPDEKEIEKMVLQKKKADLLNRYVSDVLMEEQTEAKDLLNIHR; via the coding sequence ATGGCTCGTAACGAAGAGAAAGCTCAATCGATGCTGAATCGATTCATCACCATGAAAGCTGAGGAAAAGAAGAAACCAAAAGAACGCCGTCCTTTTCTCGCTTCTGAATGTCGTGACCTAAACGAAGCCGACAAATGGCGTCAGCAAATCATGCGCGAAATCGGCCGCAAAGTCGCCGAGATTCAAAACGAAGGTCTCGGCGAACACCGTCTTCGTGATCTCAACGACGAAATTAACAAACTCATTCGTGAGAAATCGCATTGGGAGAGGAGAATTGTTGAGCTTGGAGGACCGAATTACGCGAGGCATTCTGCGAAAATGACTGATTTGGATGGGAATATTGTTGATGTCCCTAACCCTAGTGGAAGGGGGCCCGGGTATAGATATTTCGGTGCAGCGAAGAAATTGCCTGGGGTTAGGGAGCTTTTTGAGAAGCCGCCGGAGTTGAGGAAACGAAGGACGAGATATGATATTTATAAGAGGATTAATGCTGCTTATTATGGTTATAGGGATGATGAAGATGGGATATTGGAGCGAGTTGAGGCTCCGGCTGAGGAATGTATGAGACGCGAGGCGGTTGAGGAGTGGGAGAGGTTGGATAGGATAAGGAAGGAAGCTAGGAAGGCTGTGAGGAGTGGGGAGGTTGTTGAGGTTACTGCGGCTACGAGGGAGATACTTCATGAGGAAGAGGAGGATGTGGTGGAGGAGGAGAggatgaaagagagagagatgaggGAGAGGTTGGATGAGAAAGAGAGGGAATTTGTTGTGCATGTGCCGTTGCCGGATGAGAAGGAGATTGAGAAGATGGTGTTGCAGAAGAAGAAGGCGGATTTGTTGAATCGGTATGTGAGTGATGTGCTTATGGAGGAGCAGACTGAAGCTAAGGATTTGCTTAACATTCATCGCTAG
- the LOC11437392 gene encoding mitochondrial import inner membrane translocase subunit TIM50 produces MSLQILRSRFFSVAASSSSKPFRFSKVTPQPSSRFSSTAAPATPHPPPSATPSPPPPSSATPPPSSATPPPPPPFSSTASPNRWNFLKYAAIGALTGTTAVAGYASYAYSTDEIDEKTKLFRDSTKYSPPDGATSLDKFQGMVYSTAVTVPAKAVELYLDARRFIEEHVKGYTEPYTDKLLPDLLPQEQHVFTLVLDLNETLIHYIWTRDTSWQTFKRPGVDAFLEHLAQFFEIVVYTDEQNMFVDPVIERLDPKHCIRYRLSRPATKYQDGKHYRDLSKLNRNPAKVMYLSGHALESCLQPENCVPIKPWVQTDKDDTALVDFIPFLEFVARTSPADIRPVLQSYQGCDIPSEFLRRLKLHKEKTGGQRRLWK; encoded by the exons ATGTCTCTCCAAATTCTCCGATCTCGATTCTTCTCCGTCGCAGCATCATCGTCTTCGAAGCCATTCCGCTTTTCCAAAGTCACTCCTCAACCTTCTTCACGTTTCTCATCCACCGCCGCTCCTGCTACTCCTCATCCTCCTCCTTCCGCCACTCCTTCTCCACCTCCTCCTTCTTCCGCCACTCCTCCACCTTCTTCCGCCACTCCTCCTCCACCTCCTCCTTTTTCTTCCACCGCTTCCCCTAACCGCTGGAACTTCCTCAAATACGCCGCCATCGGTGCCTTAACCGGAACCACCGCCGTTGCCGGTTACGCCTCTTACG CTTATAGTACGGACGAAATTGATGAGAAAACGAAGTTGTTTCGTGATTCGACTAAGTACTCTCCACCTGATGGAGCTACTTCTCTCGAT AAATTTCAAGGGATGGTATACTCAACTGCAGTGACAG TGCCTGCTAAAGCAGTAGAGCTTTATTTGGATGcaagaaggtttattgaagaaCATGTTAAG GGTTATACAGAACCATACACGGACAAGCTCCTTCCAGATTTGCTTCCTCAGGAGCAACATGTGTTCACACTTGTTCTAGATCTCAATGAAACATTGATTCACTACATTTGGACG CGAGATACAAGCTGGCAGACTTTTAAAAGACCTGGAGTTGATGCCTTCTTGGAACATCTAGCTCAGTTCTTTGAAATAGTGGTGTATACAGATGAACAGAATATG TTTGTAGACCCTGTTATAGAAAGGCTGGATCCTAAGCACTGCATTAGGTACAGGCTCTCGAGACCTGCTACTAAGTATCAGGATGGGAAACACTATAGA GATCTTTCAAAACTAAACAGGAATCCTGCAAAAGTTATGTACTTAAGTGGCCATGCTTTAGAAAGTTGCCTACAACCTGAGAACTGTGTCCCTATTAAGCCATGGGTGCAGACTGATAAAGATGATACAGCTCTTGTGGATTTCATACCATTCCTTGAGT TTGTTGCCCGTACTAGCCCGGCTGATATAAGACCAGTGCTGCAGTCTTACCAAGGATGTGATATTCCGAGTGAATTCCTCAGGCGTTTGAAATTGCATAAGGA GAAAACTGGAGGACAGAGACGCCTCTGGAAGTAA